A portion of the Sphingobacterium spiritivorum genome contains these proteins:
- a CDS encoding NAD(P)H-dependent oxidoreductase, whose product MLKILVLFAHPTLEQSVVNKKLIRRMRSLPNISVRDLYELYPDFDIPVRVEQAALERHDIIIWMHPIYWYSAPPIIKQWIDLVLLHDWAYGSKGTALKDKWIFNAVTTGATMEAYQEGGHHGYPLKDFLLPYKQTAALCHMHYLPPYVIDGTFSKGPKDIEQDIEHFISHLQLLQSGTFEASALQQFSYLNQLKDQA is encoded by the coding sequence ATGCTGAAGATACTCGTGCTGTTTGCACATCCTACATTAGAACAATCTGTTGTAAATAAAAAATTAATCAGACGCATGCGGTCATTACCGAATATTTCGGTAAGAGATCTGTATGAGTTATATCCTGATTTTGATATTCCGGTGCGGGTAGAACAGGCTGCTTTGGAACGGCATGATATCATTATATGGATGCATCCTATTTATTGGTATTCGGCTCCGCCTATTATCAAACAATGGATTGATCTGGTCTTACTGCATGACTGGGCTTACGGATCAAAAGGAACCGCCCTCAAAGACAAGTGGATCTTCAATGCGGTTACGACCGGAGCCACTATGGAAGCTTACCAGGAGGGAGGACATCACGGTTATCCGCTTAAAGACTTTTTGCTGCCGTATAAACAGACTGCAGCACTTTGTCATATGCATTATTTACCTCCGTATGTTATAGACGGGACATTCAGTAAAGGCCCCAAAGATATTGAACAGGATATAGAACACTTCATATCTCACTTACAGCTACTGCAGTCCGGCACATTTGAAGCATCTGCTTTACAGCAATTTTCATATTTAAATCAACTTAAAGATCAAGCATAA
- a CDS encoding type IX secretion system membrane protein PorP/SprF — protein MKYGKYAVIIVAGLLGLTKVSAQQSIQFTQYMFNSMSVNPAYAGYKEEWFAQVGLRSQWTGWSGAPKTGTVSIDGVLDPYSKRHGVGFNVTADKLGAQAATSAYANYAFRLQLDDEDTQRLSLGVAGGVTQYSLDGNKLDANDPNDPIIPDGKISDWVPDIRLGVYYYNPKWYAGLSVQDLFNGTNSGTDYRFNQNTSESLYRTISGYFIAGALLELSRGVHLRPSILLKEDFKGPTSLDVNAMFVFNGKFWIGAGYRTRARLFNRQYQDRSVDKLSSMNAITGIAQFYATDRLRIGYSYDAMINKLSGVQNGSHEITLGITFGRRGATQYLNPRFF, from the coding sequence ATGAAATACGGAAAATATGCAGTGATAATAGTAGCAGGATTGCTGGGGCTGACCAAGGTCAGTGCCCAGCAGAGTATCCAGTTTACGCAGTACATGTTCAATTCGATGAGTGTCAATCCTGCCTATGCAGGTTATAAGGAGGAGTGGTTTGCTCAGGTAGGTCTTCGTAGTCAGTGGACTGGTTGGAGCGGAGCGCCTAAGACGGGAACCGTTTCTATAGACGGAGTTCTGGATCCTTATTCAAAACGTCACGGTGTCGGATTCAATGTTACTGCTGATAAACTAGGCGCGCAGGCCGCTACATCTGCGTATGCCAATTATGCGTTTCGTCTCCAGTTGGATGATGAGGATACACAAAGACTGAGTCTTGGAGTGGCAGGGGGTGTAACACAATATAGCCTTGATGGAAATAAACTGGATGCAAACGATCCTAATGATCCCATTATCCCGGATGGCAAAATTTCAGACTGGGTACCGGATATCCGTTTAGGTGTTTATTATTATAATCCGAAATGGTATGCAGGCTTATCTGTACAGGATCTTTTTAATGGGACGAATTCAGGTACAGATTACAGATTTAACCAGAATACTTCTGAAAGCCTGTATCGTACTATAAGTGGATATTTTATTGCGGGAGCTTTATTAGAGTTGAGCAGAGGAGTGCATTTGAGACCAAGTATTTTGCTTAAAGAAGATTTTAAAGGACCGACTTCTCTGGATGTCAATGCCATGTTTGTATTTAATGGCAAATTTTGGATAGGAGCAGGATACCGTACACGAGCCCGTTTATTTAACAGACAGTATCAGGACAGATCGGTTGATAAGTTGAGTTCGATGAATGCCATTACAGGTATAGCGCAGTTTTATGCCACAGACAGACTTCGTATCGGATATTCTTATGATGCCATGATCAACAAATTGAGCGGAGTACAGAATGGCTCACATGAGATTACGCTTGGTATTACATTCGGACGCCGTGGAGCTACACAATACTTGAATCCTAGGTTCTTCTAA
- a CDS encoding OmpA family protein: MMKAFGKLIVTAALGALLINGEQVQAQEQPSLRDRAYQFYLSGDYAKSAQIYNRIEEKKELSVKEVYAVADSYYQINEYTLAEQWLKRATDLDSKNKDAFWKYAQILKINGQYAESKKQFVDYKQRFPDGKNIQVEIDGCDSALLWTAKPTTHVLKNEKEVNTSFSEFGVLPLSNGVLYSGEPSVATVDKSDMTGNAYLRIFSAGRDEDGITLKYPVLSDGVYNDAKYYVGPVTTNQDQDILYVTRTYAGNSAEKVKRDGMRFKKHNLELILYKKSGESWIPEAFPYNNVEKYSVGHASLSTDGKVLYFASDMPGGKGGVDIWYSLANADGTWGTPANAGNEINSPGDEMFPSTFGDTLYYSSNGYAGMGGLDVFKAVGSKSNFRGRENLKSPVNSSTDDFAYVVSADDEERQYGYFSSNRTGGAGGDDIYSFVYTKPKITIRLQGKVFDKESTDPLGQTQVRIFDDKGKLLSTFFANSPTFDTELQSKLAQKIVVSKDGFMSDSLFVPAIRATKDTTLFASFKLQPVNKEGIVFVLDNIYYDFNKSDIRPDAAKVLDQLVNTMIENPTLQIELSSHTDSRGSDSYNMKLSDRRAKSAVEYIISKGIARERLVSKGYGESKLVNECANGVKCTEEQHQANRRTEVKVLKY, from the coding sequence ATGATGAAAGCGTTTGGAAAATTAATAGTTACAGCAGCATTAGGTGCTCTACTGATAAACGGAGAGCAGGTGCAGGCGCAAGAACAGCCGTCACTGAGAGACAGAGCCTATCAGTTCTATCTTTCAGGAGATTATGCAAAATCCGCTCAGATCTATAACAGGATTGAAGAGAAGAAAGAATTGTCCGTCAAGGAAGTTTATGCTGTTGCAGACTCCTACTATCAGATCAACGAATACACATTGGCAGAACAATGGCTGAAGCGTGCCACAGATCTGGACAGCAAAAACAAAGATGCATTCTGGAAATATGCTCAGATACTGAAGATAAATGGACAATATGCGGAATCAAAAAAGCAATTTGTAGATTATAAGCAACGGTTTCCGGATGGAAAAAATATTCAGGTAGAGATCGATGGTTGTGATTCAGCCCTGCTTTGGACTGCTAAGCCGACTACCCATGTTCTTAAGAATGAAAAAGAAGTAAATACAAGTTTCTCCGAGTTTGGGGTTTTACCATTGAGTAATGGAGTACTTTATAGCGGAGAACCGTCTGTAGCCACTGTTGATAAAAGTGACATGACAGGAAATGCTTACCTGAGGATCTTTTCAGCAGGAAGAGATGAAGATGGGATTACATTAAAGTATCCTGTATTGTCAGATGGTGTTTATAACGATGCTAAATATTATGTCGGACCCGTGACTACCAATCAGGATCAGGATATATTGTATGTAACACGGACGTATGCAGGAAATAGTGCTGAGAAAGTAAAGAGAGATGGTATGCGTTTCAAAAAACATAATCTTGAACTTATACTGTATAAGAAGAGTGGAGAATCATGGATACCGGAAGCATTTCCCTATAATAATGTAGAAAAATATTCTGTGGGACATGCCAGTCTGAGCACAGATGGAAAAGTATTGTACTTTGCTTCTGATATGCCGGGAGGAAAAGGAGGGGTAGATATCTGGTACAGCCTGGCGAATGCAGACGGTACATGGGGAACGCCGGCTAATGCAGGAAATGAAATCAATTCTCCCGGAGATGAGATGTTTCCATCCACATTTGGAGATACATTATACTATTCGAGTAATGGTTATGCCGGCATGGGAGGACTAGATGTGTTCAAAGCGGTAGGTAGTAAAAGTAATTTCAGAGGCAGAGAGAATCTGAAATCTCCTGTGAACTCTTCAACCGATGATTTTGCATATGTCGTTTCTGCAGATGATGAAGAACGCCAGTATGGGTATTTTTCCTCTAATCGAACAGGGGGAGCAGGGGGAGATGATATCTATTCATTTGTATACACCAAGCCAAAAATAACAATCCGTCTTCAGGGAAAAGTCTTTGATAAGGAAAGTACTGATCCGCTGGGGCAGACTCAGGTCCGCATATTTGATGATAAAGGGAAATTACTGTCTACTTTCTTTGCGAATAGTCCGACTTTCGATACCGAACTTCAGAGTAAGCTGGCACAAAAGATAGTCGTCTCCAAAGATGGGTTTATGTCAGATTCATTATTTGTACCTGCTATCAGAGCAACAAAAGATACCACCCTGTTTGCAAGCTTTAAATTACAACCTGTAAATAAAGAAGGAATTGTTTTTGTGCTGGATAACATATATTATGATTTCAACAAATCAGATATCAGACCGGATGCAGCAAAAGTGCTGGATCAACTGGTGAATACCATGATTGAGAATCCGACTCTTCAGATCGAGCTGTCTAGTCATACGGATAGCCGCGGATCAGACAGTTACAATATGAAACTATCAGACCGAAGAGCAAAATCTGCAGTAGAATATATCATTAGTAAAGGAATTGCCAGGGAACGCCTTGTCTCCAAAGGTTATGGGGAGTCCAAACTGGTAAATGAATGTGCTAATGGCGTGAAATGTACAGAAGAACAGCATCAGGCCAACCGACGTACAGAAGTGAAAGTACTTAAATACTAG